Proteins encoded together in one Miscanthus floridulus cultivar M001 chromosome 16, ASM1932011v1, whole genome shotgun sequence window:
- the LOC136512719 gene encoding RNA cytidine acetyltransferase 1-like, producing the protein MRKKVDERIRTLIENGVRQRHRSMFVIVGDKSRDKIVNLNYMLTKFRVKSRPSVLWCYRDKLEISSHKKKRGKQIKKLMQRGLLDPEKADPFSLFMETSDITYCLYRDSERVLGNTFGMCILQDFEALTPNLLARTIETVEGGGLIILLLRSLSSLTSLYTMVMDVHERFRTESHTQAAARFNERFLLSIASCKACVVMDDELNILPISSHMKFIQPVTNNEDSEGLSKRERELKDLKDQFREDFPVGPLIGKCCTLDQGKAVINFLDSILDKSLRSTVALLAARGRGKSAALGLAIAGAVTAGYSNIFVTAPSPENLKTLFDFVCKGINALEYKEHLHYDVVKSADPELKKATIQINVYKQHRQTIQFLRPHDHGKLSQVELLVIDEAAAIPLPIVKSMLGPYLVFLSSTVNGYEGTGRSLSLKLLQQLESQSQPSAQSNGSNSSRLFKKIELNESIRYASGDPIETWLNDLLCLDLANSIPNISRLPHPKECDLYYVNRDTLFSYHKESEIFLQRMMALYVASHYKNSPNDLQLMADAPAHHLFVLLGPVDESKNQLPDILCVIQVCLEGQISRKSAMKSLSEGRSPSGDQIPWKFCEQFQDNVFPSLSGARIVRIAVHPSALRLGYGSAAVDLLTRYYEGQMIKFDDDEEETEEPEVNITEAAEKASLLEENIKPRANLPPLLVHLRDRRREKLHYLGVSFGLTQELFRFWRKHNFYPFYVGQIPSAVTGEHTCMVLRPLNSDDIEVSEPNKCGFFDPFYQDFRQRFRRLLGTSFRHLNFKLAMSVLASKIDYSNHEPSEYDNNSTSKLLGDMLSPHDMKRLEAYSNNLVDYHLILDLVPILAHQYFSERLPVSLHGAQAAVLFCMGLQDKDIGTVKEELGIEREQVLSNFIKTMKKLYGYLHNIAGKEIEATLPRLKEIEMPPLSKSMDEDLAEAAKEVEEQRRAANEAAVDPKILQKYAIGDDNEMEKALLNTKVSASGIISVKSNKTKADKKEKHKESGKSKREGADGGRSESKKKRS; encoded by the exons ATGAGGAAGAAGGTGGACGAGCGCATCCGCACGCTGATCGAGAACGGCGTGCGGCAGCGGCACCGCTCCATGTTCGTCATCGTCGGCGACAAGTCGCGCGACAAGATCGTCAACCTCAACTACATGCTCACCAAGTTCCGCGTCAAGTCGCGCCCCTCCGTCCTCTGGTGCTACCGCGACAAGCTCGAGATCAGCAG CCACAAGAAGAAGCGCGGCAAGCAGATCAAGAAGCTCATGCAGCGGGGTCTCCTGGACCCTGAGAAGGCCGACCCGTTCTCCCTCTTCATGGAGACCTCGGACATTACATACTGCCTCTACAGAGACTCTGAGCGGGTCCTTGGTAACACGTTCGGCATGTGCATACTACAG gacTTTGAGGCGCTGACGCCTAACCTTCTTGCACGGACCATTGAGACAGTTGAGGGTGGTGGTTTGATAATCCTGCTGCTCCGCTCGCTGTCCTCGCTCACGAGCCTCTATACAATGGTCATG GATGTCCATGAAAGGTTTCGAACAGAGTCTCATACTCAAGCGGCCGCAAGGTTCAATGAGAGGTTCTTGCTGTCTATAGCATCATGCAAAGCATGTGTTGTGATGGACGATGAACTTAACATTTTGCCGATATCATCTCACATGAAATTCATACAACCAGTTACAAACAATGAG GATTCTGAGGGATTGTCGAAACGAGAGAGGGAGTTGAAAGACCTCAAGGATCAATTTCGTGAAGACTTTCCTGTTGGTCCTTTAATTGGAAAGTGCTGCACACTGGATCAG GGTAAAGCTGTCATCAACTTTCTTGACTCTATTTTGGATAAGTCCCTGAGGAGTACggttgctttgcttgctgctcgTGGACGTGGTAAATCAGCAGCCCTTGGTCTTGCCATTGCTGGAGCCGTAACAGCTGG GTATTCAAATATATTTGTCACCGCTCCAAGTCCAGAAAACTTAAAAACTCTGTTTGACTTTGTGTGCAAGGGAATAAATGCATTGGAGTACAAG GAGCATTTGCATTATGATGTGGTGAAGAGTGCCGATCCAGAACTGAAGAAAGCAACAATTCAAATAAATGTCTATAAGCAACATCGTCAGACAATCCAG TTTCTGAGACCACATGATCATGGAAAGCTTTCTCAAGTTGAACTCCTTGTTATTGATGAAGCTGCTGCTATTCCATTGCCCATTGTTAAGTCCATGCTTGGTCCATACCTTGTTTTCCTCTCTTCCACTGTCAATGG GTACGAAGGTACAGGTCGATCATTGTCTCTGAAGCTTCTCCAGCAACTAGAATCCCAAAGCCAGCCATCTGCTCAATCTAATGGATCTAATTCCA GTAGGCTCTTTAAGAAAATTGAATTGAACGAATCTATTAGATATGCCTCTGGTGACCCTATTGAGACCTGGCTTAATGACTTACTTTGTTTGGACCTTGCAAACTCCATTCCAAATATCAGCAG GCTACCTCACCCAAAAGAATGTGATCTGTATTATGTCAACCGGGACACACTTTTCTCATATCACAAGGAGAGTGAGATATTTTTACAG CGGATGATGGCACTTTATGTTGCTTCCCACTACAAAAATTCGCCTAATGACTTGCAATTAATGGCGGATGCACCAGCACATCATTTGTTTGTATTGCTTG GCCCTGTTGATGAGTCCAAAAACCAGCTCCCTGATATCCTGTGTGTAATCCAG GTTTGTTTGGAAGGACAAATATCTCGAAAGTCAGCTATGAAAAGCCTAAGTGAGGGCCGTTCACCTTCCGGCGATCAAATACCATGGAAATTTTGTGAACAGTTCCAAGACAATGTATTTCCAAGTCTCTCAGGAGCTCGTATAGTGCGAATTGCTGTCCATCCTAGCGCCTTGAGG CTTGGGTATGGTTCAGCTGCCGTGGACCTTCTAACAAG gTACTATGAAGGACAAATGATAAAATTTGATGACGATGAGGAGGAAACAGAAGAGCCTGAAGTGAACATTACTGAAGCTGCAGAGAAG GCTTCACTGCTAGAAGAGAACATAAAACCTAGAGCAAATCTTCCGCcactccttgttcatcttcgTGATCGTCGTCGTGAGAAGCTCCATTATCTTGGTGTATCTTTTGGACTAACGCAAGAGCTTTTCCGCTTTTGGCGGAAGCACAACTTCTATCCGTTCTATGTTGGCCAGATTCCA AGTGCTGTTACTGGTGAGCATACTTGTATGGTGTTGAGGCCCTTAAATAGTGATGATATTGAAGTTAGTGAGCCAAACAAATGTGGATTTTTTGATCCATTTTATCAAG ATTTCAGACAAAGATTCAGGCGGCTTTTGGGAACTTCTTTCCGGCATCTCAATTTTAAGCTTGCAATGAG TGTCTTGGCTTCGAAGATTGATTACTCAAACCATGAGCCTTCAGAATACGATAATAATAGCACCTCAAAGTTATTGGGAGACATGTTATCACCACATGACATGAAACGGCTAGAAGCATATTCAAACAATTTAGTCGATTATCATCTG ATTCTGGACCTTGTACCCATCCTTGCACACCAGTATTTTTCGGAGAGGCTTCCAGTGTCATTGCATGGTGCCCAAGCAGCTGTTTTGTTCTGTATGGGTCTGCAGGACAAAGACATAGGCACTGTAAAG GAAGAACTCGGGATAGAAAGGGAACAGGTTCTATCAAACTTCATcaagacaatgaagaagttgtATGGTTATCTTCATAACATTGCAGgaaaagaaattgaagcaaccctACCTCGACTGAAAGAG ATTGAAATGCCCCCTCTTAGCAAATCAATGGATGAGGACCTTGCAGAAGCAGCCAAGGAAGTTGAG GAACAGAGAAGAGCCGCAAATGAAGCTGCTGTGGACCCAAAGATTCTGCAAAAGTATGCAATTGGTGACGACAATGAGATGGAGAAAGCCCTGCTGAACACCAAGGTGTCTGCAAGCGGCATCATCAGTGTGAAGTCCAACAAAACAAAGGCAGAC